From a single Candidatus Binatia bacterium genomic region:
- a CDS encoding RNA-binding protein produces the protein MGKKLYVGNLNFGVDSSSLEELFNQFGNVQSAQVISDRDTGRSKGFGFVEMGNESEAAAAIEALNGREHEGRALTVNEAKPREDRPRGGGGGGGGFGGGGNRGGGYGGGGGGGGRRY, from the coding sequence ATGGGTAAGAAGTTGTATGTCGGGAACCTGAACTTTGGAGTGGACAGTTCGAGCCTGGAGGAACTGTTCAATCAGTTCGGTAACGTGCAGAGCGCACAGGTGATCTCGGACCGCGACACCGGCCGTAGCAAGGGATTCGGTTTCGTCGAGATGGGCAATGAGTCGGAAGCGGCCGCTGCGATCGAGGCGCTCAATGGTCGCGAGCACGAAGGTCGCGCGCTGACCGTCAACGAGGCCAAGCCTCGCGAGGATCGTCCTCGCGGCGGCGGCGGCGGCGGCGGCGGCTTCGGCGGCGGCGGCAACCGCGGCGGCGGCTATGGCGGCGGCGGCGGCGGAGGGGGCCGGCGCTACTAG
- a CDS encoding cytochrome C oxidase subunit IV family protein, which produces MSSHAYDPAATVRSYLLVFGALMVFTALTVAAAFVNMGALNNVIAISIAFTKAALVVAIFMHARGSENLIFFCIFGGLFFLALMFYFPLIDLLSRGLLGIPGK; this is translated from the coding sequence ATGTCGTCGCACGCTTACGATCCCGCTGCCACGGTCCGCTCCTACCTGCTCGTCTTCGGCGCGCTGATGGTATTCACCGCGCTGACGGTCGCGGCCGCATTCGTCAACATGGGCGCCCTCAACAATGTGATCGCGATCTCGATCGCATTCACGAAGGCGGCGCTCGTCGTCGCGATCTTCATGCACGCGCGGGGCAGCGAGAACCTGATCTTCTTCTGCATCTTCGGCGGCCTGTTCTTCCTGGCGCTGATGTTCTACTTCCCGCTGATCGACCTGCTGTCGCGAGGCCTGCTCGGCATTCCGGGCAAGTAG
- a CDS encoding cytochrome c oxidase subunit 3, with protein sequence MSDGVSTGAVNRLQPHFATPAQQYETATFGMWVFLVTEIMFFGGLFTAYLMYRIQYADAFAHASEHLNITLGCFNTVVLIGSSLTMALAVHSARMNKSKSIVFWIALTMILGSIFLGVKGYEYHHKWVEGLFPANWFFQAPDAPRQRIFFSLYFAMTGLHATHMIIGMGIMIYISIQALRGAYTSSWYTPVEVMGLYWHFVDLVWIFLFPLLYLIGLH encoded by the coding sequence ATGTCTGACGGCGTCTCTACCGGGGCCGTCAACCGGCTGCAGCCTCACTTCGCGACGCCTGCGCAGCAGTACGAGACCGCCACCTTCGGAATGTGGGTGTTCCTGGTCACCGAGATCATGTTCTTCGGCGGCCTGTTCACTGCGTACCTGATGTACCGGATCCAGTACGCGGACGCGTTCGCCCACGCGAGCGAGCACCTGAACATCACGCTCGGCTGCTTCAACACCGTGGTCCTCATCGGCAGCTCGCTGACGATGGCGCTGGCGGTGCACTCCGCGCGCATGAACAAGAGCAAGAGCATCGTGTTCTGGATCGCGTTGACGATGATCCTCGGCAGCATCTTCCTCGGCGTCAAGGGCTACGAGTACCACCACAAGTGGGTCGAGGGCCTGTTCCCTGCCAACTGGTTCTTCCAGGCACCCGATGCGCCGCGGCAGAGGATCTTCTTCTCGCTGTACTTCGCGATGACCGGCCTCCACGCCACGCACATGATCATCGGCATGGGCATCATGATCTACATCTCGATCCAGGCGCTGCGCGGTGCGTATACGTCGAGCTGGTACACGCCGGTGGAGGTCATGGGCCTGTACTGGCACTTCGTCGACCTGGTCTGGATCTTCCTGTTCCCGCTGCTCTACCTGATCGGACTGCACTGA
- a CDS encoding cbb3-type cytochrome c oxidase subunit I, whose protein sequence is MEATQDRVTYINAGHTVRSWLLTIDHKRIALLYLVSITFMFLLGGMMAGAIRLELLTPPGDLLDSDTYNKAFTLHGIIMIFFFLIPSIPATLGNFLVPIMVGAKDLAFPKINLLSWYIYIIGATIGIIATLTGGLDTGWTLYTPYSTAFATTNVILPATGLFITGFSSILTGFNFIVTIHKMRAPGLTWFRLPLFVWAQYATSLVMVLGTPVIAITILMVILDRCGFGIFDPKAGGDPVLFQHLFWFYSHPAVYIMILPAMGVISEVIPAFTRKKIFGYGFIAASSLAIAIIGFLVWGHHLFTTTQSMYAATVFSVLTFAVAIPSAVKVFNWAATMYKGSVSFESPMIFAIGFMGLFLIGGLTGLFLAILGLDLHVQDTYFVVAHFHYIMVGGAIMGYMAGLHYWWPKISGKKFPEVPAKVAALLIFIGFNGTFFPQFIAGYAGMPRRYHYYPPEYQVLNVLSTMGAGILGIGYLMPLCYFMWSLKYGEDAGKNPWGVLGLEWTIDSPPHPHNFHTTPIITSDPYDYPEMAEALGAHTGHAPAEVAHV, encoded by the coding sequence ATGGAAGCGACGCAAGACAGGGTCACCTATATCAACGCCGGGCACACGGTGCGCAGTTGGCTGCTGACGATCGACCACAAGCGCATCGCGCTGCTGTACCTGGTGTCGATCACGTTCATGTTCCTGCTCGGCGGCATGATGGCCGGTGCCATCCGCCTCGAGCTGCTCACCCCGCCCGGTGACCTGCTGGACTCGGACACCTACAACAAGGCGTTCACGCTCCACGGCATCATCATGATCTTCTTCTTCCTGATCCCGTCGATTCCGGCGACGCTCGGGAACTTCCTGGTCCCGATCATGGTGGGAGCCAAGGACCTGGCGTTCCCGAAGATCAACCTGCTCAGCTGGTACATCTACATCATCGGCGCCACGATCGGCATCATCGCGACGCTGACCGGCGGCCTGGATACCGGATGGACCCTGTACACGCCGTATTCGACGGCGTTCGCGACGACCAACGTGATCCTGCCGGCCACGGGCCTGTTCATCACGGGCTTTTCGTCGATCCTGACCGGCTTCAACTTCATCGTCACGATCCACAAGATGAGGGCGCCGGGACTGACGTGGTTCCGCCTGCCCCTGTTCGTGTGGGCCCAGTACGCGACCAGCCTCGTGATGGTGCTCGGCACCCCGGTCATCGCGATCACGATCCTCATGGTGATCCTGGACCGCTGCGGTTTCGGCATCTTCGACCCGAAGGCGGGCGGCGATCCCGTGCTCTTCCAGCATCTGTTCTGGTTCTACTCCCACCCGGCGGTCTACATCATGATCCTGCCGGCGATGGGCGTGATCTCGGAGGTCATCCCCGCCTTCACGCGCAAGAAGATCTTCGGCTACGGCTTCATCGCCGCCAGCTCGCTGGCCATTGCGATCATCGGGTTCCTCGTCTGGGGCCACCACCTGTTCACGACGACCCAGTCGATGTACGCGGCCACCGTGTTCTCGGTGCTGACGTTTGCCGTCGCGATCCCGTCGGCCGTCAAGGTCTTCAACTGGGCCGCGACGATGTACAAGGGCTCGGTCTCGTTCGAGTCGCCGATGATCTTCGCGATCGGCTTCATGGGGCTGTTCCTGATCGGCGGCCTGACGGGGCTGTTCCTGGCCATTCTCGGCCTCGACCTGCACGTGCAGGACACCTACTTCGTCGTGGCGCACTTCCACTACATCATGGTCGGTGGCGCGATCATGGGGTACATGGCGGGACTGCACTACTGGTGGCCGAAGATCAGCGGCAAGAAGTTCCCCGAAGTCCCGGCCAAGGTGGCCGCGCTGCTGATCTTCATCGGCTTCAACGGCACCTTCTTCCCGCAGTTCATCGCGGGTTACGCCGGTATGCCGCGCCGCTACCACTACTATCCACCCGAGTACCAGGTGCTCAACGTGCTCTCGACGATGGGCGCGGGGATCCTCGGCATCGGATACCTGATGCCGCTGTGCTACTTCATGTGGTCGCTCAAGTACGGCGAGGACGCGGGCAAGAACCCGTGGGGAGTGCTCGGCCTGGAGTGGACGATCGACTCGCCGCCGCACCCGCACAATTTCCACACGACGCCGATCATCACGAGCGATCCCTACGATTACCCCGAGATGGCCGAGGCGCTCGGAGCGCACACCGGGCATGCGCCCGCGGAGGTCGCACATGTCTGA
- the coxB gene encoding cytochrome c oxidase subunit II, with protein sequence MLFQVLLFPPQASTNAAEVDLIYFFMIALCGFVTVAVVATMVYMAIRYRRTPTNLVGADIHGSTALEIFWSAVPFAIVMFIFAWGTSLYFKLSIPPANAMEVFVTGKQWMWKVQHMNGRREINNLHVPVGQPVKLTLASEDVIHSFFVPAFRVKADVIPGRYSTMWFQATTTGSYHLFCAEYCGTEHSRMIGEVTVMDPTDYQSWLETGNPAAAPAATGGGTAAAAGGEAQTPVQIGDALFHEKACVTCHLPQPGGVGPVLTHVPGSEVELSTGEKVIADDAYLRESILTPMAKVVKGYPPAMPTFAGQLSEEQVMSLIAYIKSLGGGPAPQAAATH encoded by the coding sequence ATGCTGTTCCAAGTGCTGCTCTTTCCGCCGCAGGCGTCCACGAACGCCGCCGAAGTCGATCTGATCTACTTCTTCATGATCGCGCTGTGCGGGTTCGTGACCGTCGCCGTCGTCGCGACGATGGTCTACATGGCGATCCGCTACCGCCGCACGCCCACCAACCTCGTCGGCGCCGACATCCACGGCTCCACGGCTCTGGAGATTTTCTGGAGTGCCGTCCCGTTCGCGATCGTCATGTTCATCTTCGCGTGGGGCACCAGCCTGTACTTCAAACTCTCGATCCCGCCTGCCAATGCGATGGAGGTTTTCGTCACCGGCAAGCAGTGGATGTGGAAAGTCCAGCACATGAACGGCCGGCGCGAGATCAACAACCTGCACGTTCCGGTCGGCCAGCCGGTCAAGCTGACGCTTGCCTCCGAGGACGTGATCCACAGCTTCTTCGTGCCGGCCTTCCGCGTGAAAGCCGACGTGATTCCCGGCCGCTACTCGACGATGTGGTTCCAGGCCACGACCACCGGCAGCTACCACCTGTTCTGCGCCGAATACTGCGGTACCGAGCACTCGCGGATGATCGGCGAAGTCACCGTCATGGACCCGACCGACTACCAGTCCTGGCTCGAGACCGGCAATCCGGCGGCGGCTCCCGCCGCGACCGGCGGTGGCACGGCTGCAGCTGCCGGCGGCGAAGCGCAGACTCCCGTCCAGATCGGCGATGCGCTGTTCCATGAAAAGGCCTGCGTGACCTGCCATCTTCCGCAGCCCGGCGGAGTGGGCCCGGTGCTGACGCACGTGCCGGGCAGCGAGGTCGAGCTGTCGACGGGCGAAAAGGTGATTGCGGACGACGCTTACCTGCGCGAGTCGATTCTCACGCCGATGGCCAAGGTCGTGAAGGGCTACCCGCCGGCGATGCCGACTTTTGCCGGCCAGCTCAGCGAGGAACAGGTCATGTCCCTGATCGCGTACATCAAGTCTCTCGGCGGCGGACCTGCGCCGCAAGCGGCTGCCACCCACTGA
- a CDS encoding SCO family protein, translating to MRNLVARSVVCALVVVSFVTAAAASAIAPAPLGSLATSQGAGVTPGPLVGVGIAQKLGSQLPLDATFHDDEGNVVHLSDYFGPGKKPAVLAMAYYECPMLCTLVLNGMIKALRPLSFTAGDEFDVIAISINPKDTPDLAKKKKASYIESYQRKADGHGFHFLTGDEANIKAVADAIGFQYRYIPETGEYAHAAAIYVATPLGQVSRYFFGVEYSTRDLRLAFVEAADGKIGNVVDQLMLFCYRYDPTMGKYDAQALAIVRLAGVATVLSLAGYIGISRWRETHPSSTRS from the coding sequence ATGAGGAACCTGGTCGCCAGATCGGTCGTCTGCGCGCTCGTCGTCGTCTCGTTCGTGACGGCGGCGGCTGCCAGCGCGATCGCCCCGGCGCCGCTCGGCTCGCTGGCCACGTCGCAGGGCGCGGGCGTGACGCCGGGCCCGCTCGTCGGCGTCGGCATCGCCCAGAAGCTCGGCTCCCAGCTTCCGCTGGATGCGACGTTCCACGACGACGAAGGCAACGTCGTTCACCTGAGCGACTATTTCGGCCCCGGCAAGAAGCCGGCCGTGCTGGCGATGGCCTACTACGAGTGCCCGATGCTGTGCACGCTCGTGCTCAACGGCATGATCAAGGCGCTGCGGCCGCTGTCATTCACGGCAGGCGACGAGTTCGACGTCATCGCGATCAGCATCAACCCCAAGGACACGCCCGACCTGGCCAAGAAGAAGAAGGCCAGCTACATCGAGAGCTACCAGCGCAAGGCCGACGGCCACGGCTTTCATTTCCTCACCGGCGACGAAGCCAACATCAAGGCCGTCGCCGACGCGATCGGCTTCCAGTACCGCTACATCCCGGAGACGGGCGAATATGCGCACGCCGCCGCGATCTACGTGGCGACTCCGCTCGGGCAGGTCTCGCGCTATTTCTTCGGAGTCGAGTACTCCACCCGCGACCTGCGCCTGGCGTTCGTCGAGGCGGCGGACGGCAAGATCGGCAACGTCGTCGACCAGCTGATGCTGTTCTGTTACCGCTACGATCCGACCATGGGCAAGTACGATGCGCAGGCGCTGGCCATCGTCCGCCTGGCCGGCGTCGCGACGGTGCTTTCGCTTGCCGGCTACATCGGGATCAGCCGATGGCGCGAGACGCACCCGTCCTCTACCAGGAGCTGA
- a CDS encoding cytochrome c — translation MSHAFLKRRSGAGRVAPRLAAALLLALSASACRQDMHDAPKYEPLEYSDFFKDHRASRQLIQGTIARGQLKEDKLLYTGHDGDALSETFPFPVTKGVLDRGQERFNIYCTPCHSRVGDGNGMVAQRGFKHPPSFHDDRLRSMPPGYFVSVMTNGFATMPSYALQVKAEDRWAIAAYIKALQLSHHASASDLTPEDKLKVDRGYVEASAPAPAARPATPEGETHGE, via the coding sequence GTGAGCCACGCCTTTTTGAAACGCCGGTCCGGCGCCGGCCGCGTCGCGCCTCGCCTTGCCGCGGCACTCTTGCTGGCGCTCTCCGCCTCGGCATGCCGCCAGGACATGCACGACGCACCGAAGTACGAGCCGCTGGAGTACAGTGACTTCTTCAAGGATCACCGCGCCTCGCGCCAGCTCATCCAGGGCACGATCGCACGCGGCCAGTTGAAGGAAGACAAGCTGCTGTACACCGGTCACGACGGCGACGCGCTGAGCGAAACGTTCCCGTTCCCGGTGACCAAGGGTGTGCTCGACCGCGGCCAGGAGCGCTTCAACATCTACTGCACGCCGTGCCACTCGCGGGTCGGCGACGGCAACGGGATGGTCGCCCAGCGCGGCTTCAAGCATCCGCCGTCGTTCCACGACGACAGGCTTCGCTCGATGCCTCCGGGCTACTTCGTCAGCGTGATGACCAACGGTTTTGCGACGATGCCGTCCTACGCGCTCCAGGTGAAGGCCGAAGACCGCTGGGCCATCGCCGCCTACATCAAGGCCCTGCAGCTCAGCCACCACGCCAGCGCTTCCGACCTGACGCCGGAGGACAAGCTGAAGGTCGACCGCGGCTACGTCGAAGCGTCGGCCCCCGCGCCTGCCGCCAGGCCCGCAACTCCGGAAGGAGAGACTCACGGTGAGTGA
- a CDS encoding DUF3341 domain-containing protein, with protein sequence MHAEKQGPYGVMAEFVTPDEFVAALRKVKAAGYTKFDGYSPFPIHEAGPAMGLKKNPMSLIVLIGGIAGFFGGLGLATWVSMDAYALNIGGRPLFSWPAFLPPVFETTVLLASLAAVFGMLGINGLPLLYHPVWNVPGFARASTDRFFVCIEATDPKFDMATVKSFLSGLGPHEVAEVAS encoded by the coding sequence ATGCACGCTGAGAAACAAGGGCCGTACGGCGTGATGGCCGAGTTCGTGACGCCCGACGAATTCGTCGCGGCGCTGCGCAAGGTGAAGGCTGCCGGCTACACGAAGTTCGACGGCTACAGCCCGTTTCCCATCCACGAGGCAGGCCCGGCGATGGGCCTGAAGAAGAACCCCATGTCGCTGATCGTGCTGATCGGCGGCATCGCGGGCTTTTTCGGGGGCCTCGGGCTGGCGACGTGGGTGAGCATGGATGCGTACGCGCTGAACATCGGCGGGCGTCCGCTGTTCAGTTGGCCGGCCTTCCTGCCGCCGGTCTTCGAGACGACCGTACTGCTGGCCTCCCTTGCGGCCGTCTTCGGCATGCTCGGCATCAACGGGCTGCCGCTGCTGTACCATCCGGTCTGGAACGTGCCGGGCTTCGCTCGCGCGTCCACCGACCGCTTTTTCGTCTGCATCGAGGCCACGGACCCCAAGTTCGACATGGCGACGGTGAAGAGCTTCCTTTCCGGCCTCGGGCCGCACGAGGTGGCGGAGGTCGCATCGTGA
- the nrfD gene encoding NrfD/PsrC family molybdoenzyme membrane anchor subunit: MSSSNNEKIQAYLAPYDVPMIAPGHSFESVTARIGEVVSDQKHPKGWWVGFGIGFLLLNVLLMAVTWLVMTGTGIWGVNNPVGWAFAIINFVWWIGIGHAGTLISAILLLLNQDWRTSINRFAEAMTLFAVACAGLFPVIHTGRPWLAFWLFPFPNSMEIWPNFRSPLIWDVFAVSTYATVSALFWFVGLIPDFASLRDRARSKAQQKIYGALALGWRGSTLHWDRYETAYLLLAGLSTPLVVSVHSVVSFDFAISIIPGWHATIFPPYFVAGAVYAGFAMVLTIAIPLRVAYNMKDFITDTHLDYMGRVMLATGLFVGYGYATEAFMSWYSANQFESFMMVNRMTGPSRWAYSMLILCNVIAIQPLWLHRVRSSAIALFIVAMFVNVGMWLERFVIVVTSLQQDFMPSSWGMYYPTIWDIMTFVGTLGLFTTLLFLFIRFLPMISIFEMRTMVPEAELKHGGHH, from the coding sequence ATGTCATCTTCCAACAACGAGAAAATCCAGGCGTACCTGGCTCCTTACGACGTCCCGATGATCGCGCCGGGACACTCGTTCGAGAGTGTCACTGCGCGCATCGGCGAGGTCGTCAGCGACCAGAAGCATCCCAAGGGATGGTGGGTCGGTTTCGGCATCGGGTTCCTGCTGCTGAACGTCCTGCTGATGGCAGTCACCTGGCTGGTCATGACCGGCACCGGCATCTGGGGCGTCAACAACCCCGTCGGCTGGGCCTTCGCGATCATCAACTTCGTCTGGTGGATCGGCATCGGCCACGCGGGCACGCTGATTTCGGCGATCCTGCTGCTGCTGAACCAGGACTGGCGCACGTCGATCAACCGCTTCGCCGAAGCGATGACGTTGTTCGCGGTGGCCTGCGCCGGCCTGTTCCCGGTCATCCACACCGGAAGGCCGTGGCTCGCGTTCTGGCTGTTCCCGTTCCCGAACTCGATGGAGATCTGGCCGAACTTCCGCAGCCCGCTGATCTGGGACGTGTTCGCGGTTTCTACCTACGCGACGGTCTCCGCGTTGTTCTGGTTCGTCGGCCTGATCCCCGACTTCGCATCGTTGCGCGACCGCGCAAGGAGCAAGGCCCAGCAGAAGATCTACGGCGCGCTTGCGCTCGGCTGGCGAGGATCGACGCTGCACTGGGACCGCTACGAGACCGCCTACCTGCTGCTGGCGGGCCTTTCGACGCCGCTCGTCGTCTCGGTGCACAGCGTCGTGTCCTTCGACTTCGCGATCTCGATCATCCCCGGCTGGCACGCGACGATCTTCCCGCCGTACTTCGTGGCCGGCGCCGTGTACGCCGGGTTCGCCATGGTGCTGACCATCGCGATCCCGCTGCGCGTCGCCTACAACATGAAGGATTTCATCACCGACACCCACCTCGACTACATGGGACGCGTGATGCTCGCGACGGGCCTTTTCGTCGGCTACGGCTACGCGACCGAAGCCTTCATGTCGTGGTACAGCGCCAACCAGTTCGAGTCCTTCATGATGGTCAACCGCATGACGGGGCCGTCCCGCTGGGCGTACTCGATGCTGATCCTGTGCAACGTGATCGCGATCCAGCCGCTGTGGCTCCACCGAGTGCGCTCGAGCGCGATCGCACTGTTCATCGTCGCGATGTTCGTCAACGTCGGCATGTGGCTGGAGCGCTTCGTCATCGTCGTCACGAGCCTCCAGCAGGACTTCATGCCGTCGTCGTGGGGCATGTACTACCCGACGATCTGGGACATCATGACGTTCGTCGGAACGCTCGGGCTGTTCACGACGCTGCTGTTCCTGTTCATCCGCTTCCTGCCGATGATCTCGATCTTCGAGATGAGGACGATGGTTCCCGAAGCCGAGCTCAAGCACGGGGGACACCACTGA